In Janthinobacterium sp. 67, a genomic segment contains:
- the rnhB gene encoding ribonuclease HII produces MKNIYPGLFDDLPFSLDEIICGVDEAGRGPLAGPVFAAAVILDPNQPIDGLRDSKKLSEAKRDLLAPQIKAKALAWAIAEASEEEIDRLNILQASMLAMRRAVEALATVPTLALIDGNRCPVMPIRGMAIVGGDDKVDSISAASILAKTARDAALVHLHAAYPEYCFDQHKGYGTKLHLERLHLHGASPVHRRSFAPVRNVIALFGGQEVAA; encoded by the coding sequence GTGAAAAATATCTATCCCGGCCTGTTTGACGACTTGCCATTCTCGCTCGATGAAATCATCTGCGGCGTCGACGAGGCAGGCCGCGGTCCGCTGGCCGGCCCCGTGTTCGCCGCCGCCGTGATCCTCGACCCGAACCAGCCGATCGACGGCTTGCGCGATTCGAAAAAACTCAGCGAAGCGAAACGCGATTTGCTGGCGCCGCAGATCAAGGCCAAGGCCCTGGCCTGGGCCATCGCCGAAGCGTCGGAAGAAGAGATCGACCGCCTGAACATCCTGCAGGCGTCGATGCTGGCCATGCGCCGCGCCGTCGAGGCTTTGGCGACCGTGCCGACCCTGGCCCTGATCGACGGCAACCGCTGTCCTGTGATGCCGATACGCGGCATGGCCATCGTCGGTGGCGACGACAAGGTCGATTCGATTTCCGCCGCCTCGATCCTGGCCAAGACGGCGCGCGACGCGGCCCTCGTGCACCTGCATGCGGCCTATCCCGAATACTGCTTCGACCAGCACAAGGGCTATGGCACCAAGCTGCACCTCGAGCGATTGCACCTGCACGGCGCCTCGCCCGTGCACCGGCGCTCGTTCGCGCCCGTGCGCAACGTGATCGCCCTGTTTGGCGGACAGGAGGTGGCGGCATGA
- the lpxD gene encoding UDP-3-O-(3-hydroxymyristoyl)glucosamine N-acyltransferase yields the protein MGTRLGELVERFGGQLAGDPNLEVSGIAPLADAGASHISFLSNSKFRAQAAQSGAAALILTPADDALIGGDYAGARIVTPNPYVYFARAAQYFAALAEIKAPVGIHASAIVDDGAQVDATASVGPRAVIEAGAVIGAGCVIGPGCVIGRDAVIGAGTQLFANVTFHARCVIGQRGIIHSGAVIGTDGFGFANEGGVYIKIPQTGRVVIGDDVDIGANTTIDRGALADTIIEDGVKLDNQIQIGHNCHIGAHTAMAGCVGVAGSAIIGKYCTFGGAAMVLGHLTIADRVHVGSGSMVSRSIAEPGQYTGFYPLAKNADWEKSAAIVRNLSSMREKIRALEKTIKTLTTQDEK from the coding sequence ATGGGCACTCGACTAGGTGAATTGGTCGAACGCTTCGGCGGACAGTTGGCGGGCGATCCGAACCTGGAAGTTTCAGGGATCGCGCCGCTGGCCGACGCCGGCGCTTCGCACATCAGCTTTCTCAGCAATAGCAAATTCCGCGCACAGGCGGCCCAGAGCGGCGCCGCCGCGCTGATACTCACGCCGGCCGACGACGCGTTGATCGGCGGCGACTACGCAGGCGCGCGCATCGTCACCCCGAATCCCTATGTGTATTTCGCGCGCGCGGCGCAGTATTTCGCCGCCCTGGCCGAGATCAAGGCGCCCGTGGGTATCCACGCCAGCGCCATCGTCGATGATGGCGCGCAGGTCGACGCCACTGCCTCGGTCGGGCCGCGCGCCGTGATCGAAGCGGGCGCCGTGATTGGTGCCGGCTGCGTCATCGGGCCTGGTTGCGTGATTGGCCGCGATGCCGTCATCGGCGCCGGCACCCAACTGTTCGCCAACGTGACCTTCCACGCGCGCTGCGTGATCGGCCAGCGCGGCATCATCCATTCGGGCGCCGTGATCGGCACCGACGGATTCGGCTTCGCCAACGAAGGCGGCGTATATATCAAGATTCCGCAGACGGGCAGGGTGGTGATCGGTGACGATGTCGACATCGGCGCCAACACCACCATCGACCGCGGCGCGCTGGCCGACACCATCATCGAAGATGGCGTCAAGCTCGATAACCAGATCCAGATCGGCCACAACTGCCACATCGGCGCGCACACGGCCATGGCCGGCTGCGTCGGCGTGGCCGGCAGCGCCATCATCGGCAAGTACTGCACCTTTGGCGGCGCCGCCATGGTGCTGGGCCATCTGACCATCGCCGACCGCGTCCATGTGGGCTCGGGCAGCATGGTCTCGCGTTCGATCGCGGAGCCGGGCCAGTACACGGGTTTTTATCCGCTGGCCAAGAACGCCGACTGGGAAAAGAGCGCCGCCATCGTGCGCAACCTGTCAAGCATGCGCGAGAAGATCCGCGCGCTTGAAAAAACAATTAAAACACTGACCACGCAAGACGAAAAATGA
- the ppsR gene encoding posphoenolpyruvate synthetase regulatory kinase/phosphorylase PpsR, with the protein MTQDPRPPLPSAARTVFFVSDGTGITAETFGHSVLTQFDLRFRQIRLPFIDTMDKAHEAARKINEAFASDGQRPIIFSTLVKNDLSAVIRKSSGMHMDLIQTFVAPLEQELGVMSTHTIGRSHNIVDSEEYKNRIEAINYSLAHDDGQSHKNLSSADVILVGVSRSGKTPTSLYLAMQYGIKAANYPLIPDDFERDKLPSALLEFKNKIFGLSITPERLSEIRNERRAGSKYAAIENCRYEVNEAEKMMKREGIRWLSSTTKSIEEISTTILQEIKPNRREY; encoded by the coding sequence ATGACACAAGATCCACGCCCTCCTCTGCCCTCCGCGGCCCGCACCGTCTTCTTCGTTTCCGACGGCACCGGCATCACCGCCGAGACGTTCGGCCACTCGGTGCTCACGCAATTCGATCTGCGCTTCCGCCAGATCCGCCTGCCCTTCATCGACACCATGGACAAGGCCCATGAGGCGGCGCGCAAGATCAACGAAGCCTTCGCCAGCGACGGCCAGCGTCCGATCATTTTCTCCACCCTGGTGAAGAACGACCTGTCGGCCGTGATCCGCAAGTCCAGCGGCATGCACATGGACCTGATACAGACCTTTGTCGCCCCGCTGGAGCAGGAACTGGGCGTGATGTCCACCCATACCATCGGGCGCTCGCACAACATCGTCGACAGCGAGGAATACAAGAACCGCATCGAGGCGATCAACTATTCGCTGGCGCACGACGATGGCCAGTCGCACAAGAACCTCTCTTCGGCCGATGTCATTCTGGTGGGTGTTTCACGCTCTGGCAAGACCCCGACCAGTCTGTATCTGGCCATGCAATACGGGATCAAGGCGGCCAATTATCCGCTGATTCCCGACGATTTCGAGCGTGACAAGCTGCCATCGGCCCTGCTGGAATTTAAGAATAAAATTTTCGGATTGAGCATTACGCCCGAACGTTTGTCGGAAATACGCAACGAAAGACGCGCCGGAAGCAAGTATGCGGCCATCGAAAATTGCCGTTACGAGGTCAACGAGGCGGAAAAGATGATGAAACGCGAAGGTATCCGCTGGCTGTCGTCGACCACCAAGTCGATCGAGGAGATCTCCACGACCATCCTCCAGGAAATCAAACCGAACCGCCGCGAGTATTGA
- the lpxB gene encoding lipid-A-disaccharide synthase produces the protein MASSADHSSDLSVAIVAGEVSGDLLASRLLSGLVPQLPGARFHGIGGEHMAKHGFVSDWPLEKLTVRGLFEIIPRYREIKGIQNALRDRLLAERPAVFIGADYPGFNLGLEQQLKEGGIPTVHYIGPQIWAWRGGRIKKIIKAVSHMLVIFPFEEEIYRKAGVPVTYVGHPLAEMIPLQPDEAAARRTLGLPEDANVVTLMPGSRMGELKYNTAAFVGACKLLLARDRSLRFVAPMAGEKQRQYFLQLIAEAGLKDVEILLTDGGSHTAICAADAVLVASGTASLEVALYKKPMVIAYKMMRASWEIMRHMGYQPWIGLPNILARDYLVPELLQNAASPEALAEAMWQQLSDVPGRLRLVQRFTDMHHSLLRDSAQESANAVMQVIAANRK, from the coding sequence GTGGCATCGTCCGCTGACCATTCCAGCGACCTGTCGGTCGCCATCGTCGCCGGCGAGGTGTCGGGCGACTTGCTGGCCAGCCGGCTGCTGTCCGGCCTCGTGCCGCAGCTGCCCGGCGCGCGCTTCCATGGCATCGGCGGCGAGCACATGGCAAAACACGGGTTTGTGTCCGACTGGCCGCTCGAGAAGCTGACCGTGCGCGGCCTGTTCGAGATCATTCCCCGCTACCGCGAGATCAAGGGCATCCAGAACGCGCTGCGCGACCGGCTGCTGGCCGAGCGTCCCGCCGTCTTCATCGGCGCCGACTATCCGGGTTTTAACCTGGGACTGGAACAGCAGCTCAAGGAAGGCGGCATCCCCACCGTGCACTACATCGGGCCGCAGATATGGGCCTGGCGCGGCGGGCGCATCAAGAAAATCATCAAGGCCGTCTCGCACATGCTGGTGATCTTCCCGTTCGAGGAAGAAATCTACCGCAAGGCGGGCGTGCCCGTCACCTATGTCGGCCATCCGCTGGCCGAAATGATCCCCCTGCAGCCCGACGAAGCGGCCGCGCGCCGCACCCTGGGCTTGCCCGAGGATGCCAATGTGGTGACCCTGATGCCGGGCAGCCGCATGGGCGAACTCAAATACAATACGGCGGCCTTTGTCGGCGCCTGCAAGCTGCTGCTGGCGCGCGACCGCTCGCTGCGTTTCGTCGCGCCCATGGCCGGCGAAAAACAGCGCCAGTACTTCCTGCAATTGATCGCGGAAGCGGGCCTGAAGGACGTCGAGATACTGCTCACGGACGGCGGCTCGCACACGGCCATCTGCGCCGCCGATGCGGTGCTGGTGGCGTCAGGCACGGCGTCGCTGGAAGTGGCGCTGTACAAGAAGCCGATGGTCATCGCCTACAAGATGATGCGCGCATCGTGGGAAATCATGCGCCACATGGGCTACCAGCCGTGGATCGGCCTGCCCAATATCCTGGCGCGCGACTACCTGGTGCCCGAACTGCTGCAGAACGCGGCCAGCCCGGAAGCGCTGGCCGAAGCGATGTGGCAGCAGCTGAGCGACGTGCCGGGCCGTTTGCGCCTGGTGCAGCGCTTCACGGACATGCATCACAGCCTGCTGCGCGACAGCGCGCAGGAAAGCGCGAATGCCGTCATGCAGGTCATCGCCGCCAACCGCAAGTAA
- the ppsA gene encoding phosphoenolpyruvate synthase, giving the protein MTNAVSQQQDKDAVYVASFEHLRMTDVESVGGKNASLGEMISQLAEAGVRVPGGFATTAQAFRDFLSYSANGGLPLAERIAQRLEGLNIDDVRSLAQAGAEIRQWIVETPFQPRLAAEIDQFYAKLVADSDTEMSFAVRSSATAEDLPDASFAGQQETFLNVVGIDNVLEAMKQVFASLYNDRAISYRVHKGFTHAEVALSAGVQRMVRSDLGAAGVMFTIDTESGFKDVVFVTSSYGLGETVVQGAVNPDEFYVHKPMLEKGKSPVIRRNIGSKLLKMEFTNEAKAGRSVKTVDVPVEMRNRYSLNDSEVVELAKYAVIIENHYGRPMDIEWGKDGRDGKLYILQARPETVKSQQKATDVQERFKLKSTGTVLTSGRAIGQKIGAGPVRVIHDPADMERVQPGDVLVADMTDPNWEPVMKRASAIVTNRGGRTCHAAIIARELGVPAVVGCGDATDVLKDGTFVTVVCSEGDEGKIYDGLLETEVSEVSRGELPKLDTKIMLNVGNPQLAFDFQSVPNAGVGLARLEFIINNNIGVHPRAILEYPNIDADLKKAVESVARGHASPKAFYIDKLAEGIATIAAAFWPKKVIVRLSDFKSNEYKKLIGGSRYEPDEENPMLGFRGAARYLSADFSEAFNMECEAMKRVRNDMGLTNVEIMVPFVRTLGQAEKVIDLLAKNGLKRGENDLRVIMMCEVPSNAILADQFLDHFDGFSIGSNDLTQLTLGLDRDSGMELLAADFDERDPAVKALLALAIKACLARGKYIGICGQGPSDHPDFAVWLMEQGIESMSLNPDSVIDTWQKLAALKA; this is encoded by the coding sequence ATGACCAACGCAGTATCGCAACAGCAGGACAAGGACGCGGTGTATGTTGCCTCGTTTGAGCATTTGCGCATGACGGATGTCGAATCCGTCGGCGGCAAGAACGCCTCCCTGGGCGAAATGATCAGCCAGCTGGCGGAAGCCGGCGTGCGCGTGCCCGGTGGCTTTGCCACCACGGCGCAGGCATTCCGCGATTTCCTGTCGTATAGCGCCAACGGCGGCTTGCCGCTGGCCGAACGCATCGCCCAGCGCCTCGAAGGGCTGAACATCGATGACGTGCGCTCGCTGGCGCAAGCCGGTGCCGAGATCCGTCAATGGATCGTGGAAACGCCATTCCAGCCACGCCTGGCCGCCGAAATCGACCAGTTCTACGCCAAGCTGGTGGCCGATTCCGACACGGAAATGTCGTTTGCCGTGCGTTCCTCCGCCACGGCGGAAGACTTGCCCGACGCGTCTTTTGCTGGTCAGCAAGAAACCTTCCTGAACGTGGTCGGCATCGACAACGTGCTCGAGGCCATGAAACAGGTGTTCGCCTCGCTGTATAACGACCGCGCCATCTCGTATCGCGTACATAAAGGCTTTACGCACGCTGAAGTGGCCTTGTCGGCCGGCGTGCAGCGCATGGTGCGTTCCGACCTGGGCGCGGCCGGCGTGATGTTCACCATCGACACGGAATCGGGCTTCAAGGACGTCGTCTTCGTCACGTCCAGCTATGGCCTCGGCGAAACCGTGGTGCAGGGCGCCGTCAATCCCGACGAATTCTATGTGCACAAGCCGATGCTGGAAAAAGGCAAGTCGCCCGTGATCCGCCGCAATATCGGCTCGAAGCTGCTGAAGATGGAATTTACGAACGAAGCGAAAGCTGGCCGTTCCGTGAAAACCGTCGACGTGCCCGTCGAAATGCGCAACCGCTATTCGCTGAACGACAGCGAAGTGGTGGAACTGGCCAAATACGCCGTCATCATCGAGAACCACTACGGCCGTCCGATGGACATCGAGTGGGGCAAGGATGGCCGCGACGGCAAGCTGTACATCCTGCAAGCGCGTCCCGAGACCGTCAAGTCGCAGCAAAAGGCGACCGACGTGCAGGAACGCTTCAAGCTGAAAAGCACGGGCACCGTGCTGACGTCCGGCCGCGCCATCGGCCAGAAGATCGGCGCCGGCCCCGTGCGCGTGATCCACGACCCGGCCGACATGGAGCGCGTGCAGCCAGGCGACGTGCTTGTTGCCGACATGACGGACCCGAACTGGGAACCGGTCATGAAGCGCGCTTCGGCCATTGTCACCAACCGCGGCGGACGTACTTGTCACGCAGCAATTATTGCCCGTGAACTCGGTGTGCCGGCCGTCGTCGGCTGCGGCGACGCGACCGACGTGCTGAAAGATGGCACGTTCGTCACCGTGGTCTGCTCCGAAGGCGACGAAGGCAAGATCTACGACGGCTTGCTGGAAACGGAAGTGTCGGAAGTGTCGCGCGGCGAATTGCCGAAGCTCGACACCAAGATCATGCTCAACGTGGGCAATCCGCAGCTGGCGTTCGACTTCCAGTCCGTGCCGAATGCGGGCGTGGGCCTGGCGCGCCTGGAATTCATCATCAATAACAATATTGGTGTGCATCCGCGCGCGATCCTGGAATACCCGAACATCGATGCCGACCTGAAAAAGGCCGTGGAATCGGTGGCGCGCGGCCACGCTTCGCCGAAGGCGTTCTACATCGACAAGCTGGCCGAGGGCATCGCCACCATCGCCGCCGCGTTCTGGCCGAAAAAAGTCATCGTGCGCCTGTCCGACTTCAAGTCGAACGAGTACAAGAAGCTGATCGGCGGTTCGCGCTACGAGCCGGACGAGGAAAACCCGATGCTGGGCTTCCGCGGCGCGGCGCGCTACCTGTCGGCCGACTTCTCCGAAGCGTTCAACATGGAATGCGAAGCGATGAAGCGCGTGCGCAATGACATGGGCCTGACGAACGTGGAAATCATGGTGCCATTCGTACGTACCCTGGGCCAGGCCGAGAAAGTCATCGACTTGCTGGCAAAAAATGGCCTGAAGCGCGGCGAGAATGACCTGCGCGTCATCATGATGTGCGAAGTGCCGTCGAACGCCATCCTGGCCGACCAGTTCCTCGACCATTTCGACGGCTTCTCGATCGGTTCGAACGACCTGACCCAGCTGACCCTGGGCCTGGACCGCGATTCCGGCATGGAATTGCTGGCGGCCGACTTCGACGAGCGCGATCCTGCCGTGAAAGCCCTGCTGGCCCTGGCCATCAAGGCTTGCCTGGCACGCGGCAAGTACATCGGCATTTGCGGTCAGGGGCCTTCGGACCATCCTGACTTCGCCGTCTGGCTGATGGAGCAGGGCATCGAATCGATGTCGCTCAATCCCGACTCGGTAATCGACACGTGGCAAAAGCTCGCTGCGCTGAAAGCGTAA
- a CDS encoding TrmH family RNA methyltransferase, giving the protein MKTITSRDNAQYKDLLKLAGSSQARRKSGRTLLDGVHLCQSYLQLRGMPEQCIVSESALQNPEVADIVGQLESQRAHVLGLPDALYHAVSQVEHGVGVMFLIETPERAVTQPLSVSAVLLDNLQDPGNVGSILRSAAAAGITQVYCSAGTAFCWSPKVLRAAMGAHFVLDIFENVDLAALVSEAKVATLATSGYATKRLYDVDLRQPVAWLFGHEGQGVADDLLSMATHQVVIPHLGQIESLNVAACAAVCFFEQLRQGQS; this is encoded by the coding sequence ATGAAGACGATCACTTCGCGCGACAATGCGCAATACAAGGATTTGCTGAAACTGGCGGGCAGTTCGCAGGCGCGCCGCAAGTCGGGCCGCACCTTGCTCGACGGCGTGCATCTGTGCCAGTCGTACCTGCAGCTGCGGGGCATGCCGGAACAGTGCATCGTCAGCGAAAGCGCCTTGCAGAACCCGGAAGTGGCGGACATCGTCGGCCAGCTGGAAAGCCAGCGCGCGCACGTACTGGGCTTGCCCGACGCGCTGTACCACGCGGTGAGCCAGGTCGAACACGGCGTGGGCGTAATGTTCCTCATCGAGACGCCGGAACGGGCCGTCACGCAGCCGCTGAGCGTGTCGGCCGTGCTGCTCGATAACCTGCAAGACCCGGGCAACGTGGGGTCGATTTTGCGCAGCGCGGCCGCCGCCGGCATCACGCAGGTCTACTGCAGCGCCGGCACGGCCTTCTGCTGGTCGCCGAAGGTGCTGCGCGCGGCGATGGGCGCGCACTTCGTGCTCGATATCTTTGAAAACGTCGACCTGGCGGCGTTGGTCTCGGAGGCCAAGGTGGCGACCCTGGCCACCAGCGGCTACGCCACGAAGCGGTTGTACGACGTCGACCTGCGCCAGCCCGTCGCCTGGCTGTTCGGCCATGAAGGGCAGGGCGTGGCCGACGATTTATTGTCGATGGCCACGCACCAGGTGGTCATTCCCCACCTGGGCCAGATCGAATCGCTGAACGTGGCCGCCTGCGCCGCCGTCTGCTTCTTCGAGCAGCTGCGCCAGGGCCAGTCCTGA
- a CDS encoding Dps family protein translates to MASKKPSKVAKIDIGISEADRAKIAEGLSGLLADSYTLYLMTHNFHWNVKGPMFNTLHLMFMTQYTEQWAALDLIAERIRALGYPAPGTYKEFVKLASIKEIDGVPPALEMVSHLVSAQEATARTARRLFPLLEKANDQPTADLITQRLDLHEKTAWMLRSLLEE, encoded by the coding sequence ATGGCAAGCAAGAAACCGAGCAAAGTGGCAAAGATCGACATCGGCATTTCCGAAGCGGACCGCGCGAAGATTGCGGAAGGCCTGTCCGGCCTGCTGGCCGACAGCTACACCTTGTACCTGATGACCCATAATTTTCACTGGAACGTCAAGGGACCGATGTTCAACACCCTGCACCTGATGTTCATGACGCAATACACGGAGCAGTGGGCCGCGCTGGACCTGATTGCCGAGCGCATCCGCGCCCTCGGCTACCCGGCGCCGGGCACCTACAAGGAATTCGTCAAGCTGGCCTCGATCAAGGAAATCGACGGCGTGCCGCCGGCGCTGGAAATGGTCAGCCACCTGGTGTCGGCGCAGGAAGCGACCGCGCGTACGGCGCGCCGCCTGTTCCCGCTGCTGGAAAAAGCCAATGACCAGCCGACGGCCGACCTGATTACGCAGCGCCTGGATTTGCATGAGAAGACGGCGTGGATGCTGCGCAGCCTGCTGGAAGAGTAA
- a CDS encoding NfeD family protein encodes MAEWVGWFVAAGVVLILELFTGTFYLLMIAIGVSAGGLVALAGGNGSWQAVTAAIVGVAATLLLRRSRFGKAARRDAAQDPNVNLDIGQSVAVAHWVDGVARVMYRGALWDVELIPGSDAQAGHYTIRAVRGSRLIVG; translated from the coding sequence ATGGCTGAATGGGTAGGCTGGTTTGTGGCGGCTGGCGTGGTATTGATCCTGGAATTGTTCACGGGCACGTTTTATCTGCTGATGATCGCCATCGGCGTCAGTGCCGGGGGATTGGTGGCGCTGGCGGGTGGAAATGGCAGCTGGCAGGCCGTGACGGCGGCCATTGTCGGCGTGGCGGCCACCCTGTTATTGCGGCGCAGCCGTTTTGGCAAGGCGGCGCGGCGCGATGCGGCGCAGGATCCGAATGTGAATCTCGATATCGGCCAAAGCGTGGCCGTGGCGCATTGGGTTGATGGCGTGGCGCGCGTCATGTATCGCGGCGCCTTGTGGGATGTGGAATTGATACCCGGCAGCGACGCGCAGGCCGGTCATTACACCATACGTGCCGTGCGCGGCAGCCGTTTGATTGTTGGATAA
- a CDS encoding aminotransferase class V-fold PLP-dependent enzyme: MSFPPLADGAVRDEAWWRQVAAFYPAPPDAIVNLEHGYFGAMASPVHAAFEQAVRYTNEQLSPFVRGEFTRTHVDILRQRVAALIGAQPHEILLTRSGTESMQVLITQYHGLAPGDTVLWSNLDFPAMRTAMRWLAQRRGVTSTQVQLSLPIGDDEIIASYAQAMRQAVKPKLLLLSQVTPANGQQLPLNEIMALAREHGIDVLLDSAHALGQVDVDVQAMGIDFAGFNLHKWLGAPAGLGVVYIRASQLHKIEPHYGDDDYPLDDIRSRLHMGMPPIGAILAAPAALDFHARLGGTPAKNERLAWLRDYWVSRAAQLPGVRMLSPLDARRGTALVAFAVDGMSARELQQALLQRFGVFTVQRNIGDTDVVRATVAATTTTGELDQLVAALTVLSSEVNSSLANT, encoded by the coding sequence ATGTCTTTTCCTCCGCTTGCCGATGGTGCCGTACGTGACGAGGCCTGGTGGCGCCAGGTCGCCGCGTTTTATCCCGCGCCGCCTGACGCCATCGTCAATCTCGAACATGGCTATTTCGGCGCCATGGCCAGCCCGGTGCACGCGGCGTTCGAACAGGCCGTGCGCTACACCAACGAGCAATTAAGTCCCTTCGTGCGCGGCGAATTCACGCGCACGCACGTGGACATTCTGCGCCAGCGCGTCGCCGCGCTGATCGGTGCGCAGCCGCACGAAATCCTGTTGACCCGCAGCGGCACCGAGTCCATGCAGGTGCTGATCACGCAGTACCACGGCCTGGCGCCCGGCGATACGGTGCTGTGGAGTAATCTCGACTTTCCTGCCATGCGCACGGCCATGCGCTGGCTGGCGCAGCGCCGCGGCGTCACCAGCACGCAAGTTCAATTGAGCTTGCCCATCGGCGACGACGAGATCATCGCCAGCTACGCGCAAGCCATGCGCCAGGCAGTCAAGCCCAAGTTGCTGCTGCTGTCGCAGGTGACGCCGGCCAACGGCCAGCAACTGCCGCTCAATGAGATCATGGCGCTGGCGCGCGAACACGGCATCGACGTGCTGCTCGACAGCGCCCATGCGCTGGGACAGGTCGACGTGGACGTGCAGGCCATGGGCATCGATTTCGCCGGTTTCAACCTGCATAAATGGCTGGGGGCGCCGGCGGGACTCGGTGTCGTGTATATCCGCGCGTCGCAGCTGCACAAGATCGAGCCGCACTATGGCGACGATGACTATCCGCTGGACGATATCCGCAGCCGCCTGCACATGGGCATGCCGCCGATCGGCGCCATCCTGGCCGCACCGGCCGCGCTGGACTTCCATGCGCGCCTGGGCGGCACGCCGGCCAAGAATGAACGCCTGGCCTGGCTGCGCGACTATTGGGTCAGCCGCGCCGCGCAACTGCCCGGCGTGCGCATGTTGTCTCCGCTCGATGCCAGGCGCGGCACGGCGCTGGTCGCCTTTGCCGTCGATGGCATGAGCGCGCGCGAACTGCAGCAAGCCTTGCTGCAGCGCTTTGGCGTATTTACCGTGCAGCGCAATATCGGCGATACCGATGTCGTGCGCGCCACGGTGGCCGCCACGACCACCACCGGTGAACTCGATCAGCTGGTGGCCGCGCTGACGGTGCTCTCCAGCGAAGTGAACTCCAGCCTGGCGAACACCTGA
- the fabZ gene encoding 3-hydroxyacyl-ACP dehydratase FabZ → MTTEKKTLDILAIKSLLPHRYPLLLVDRVLDWEADKTITAIKNVTVNEEFFQGHFPHKPVMPGVLMIEALAQTAALLSFLSMGVKPDENSVVYFVGIDNARFKRPVEPGDQLKMDVEILRVSRGIWKYKAVGTVDGKLAVEAELMCTIRSAQDASQSASHPAGQ, encoded by the coding sequence ATGACTACTGAAAAAAAGACCCTCGACATCCTCGCCATCAAATCGCTGCTGCCGCATCGCTACCCGCTGCTGCTGGTCGACCGCGTGCTGGACTGGGAAGCCGATAAAACCATCACCGCCATCAAGAACGTGACGGTCAACGAAGAGTTCTTCCAGGGCCATTTCCCGCACAAGCCGGTCATGCCCGGCGTGCTGATGATCGAAGCGCTGGCGCAGACGGCGGCCTTGTTGTCGTTCCTGTCGATGGGCGTGAAACCGGATGAAAATTCGGTCGTGTACTTTGTCGGCATCGACAATGCACGCTTCAAGCGTCCAGTCGAGCCGGGCGACCAGCTGAAGATGGACGTGGAAATCCTGCGCGTATCGCGTGGCATCTGGAAATACAAGGCCGTCGGTACGGTCGACGGCAAGCTGGCGGTGGAAGCGGAACTGATGTGCACCATCCGCAGCGCCCAGGATGCGAGCCAATCTGCGAGCCATCCAGCGGGGCAGTAA
- the lpxA gene encoding acyl-ACP--UDP-N-acetylglucosamine O-acyltransferase, with the protein MAAIHSTAVIDPKAELDSSVEVGPYTIIGPHVRIGAGTKVGPHVVIDGHTTIGSDNHLFQFSSIGAQPQDKKWAGEATRLEIGDRNTIREFCTFNTGTVQGGGVTRLGNDNWISAYVHLAHDCLVGNNTIFSNNAQMAGHVEIGDWVIMSGFANVHQFCKIGAHAFVGMSTSLTQDVPPFVLLNGNPAQAHGVNIEGLKRRGFTREQINGIRTAYKLIYRSGLTLEESKAALFEEEAASSPEVAQHIRAMREFLGVASRGIVR; encoded by the coding sequence ATGGCGGCCATCCACTCCACGGCAGTCATCGATCCGAAGGCCGAGCTCGACAGCTCGGTCGAGGTGGGTCCGTACACCATCATCGGTCCGCACGTGCGCATCGGCGCCGGCACCAAGGTTGGCCCGCACGTGGTCATCGACGGCCACACGACGATCGGCAGCGACAACCACCTGTTCCAGTTTTCTTCCATCGGCGCACAGCCGCAGGATAAAAAATGGGCGGGCGAGGCGACGCGCCTGGAAATCGGCGACCGCAACACGATCCGCGAATTTTGCACCTTCAACACGGGCACCGTGCAGGGCGGCGGCGTCACGCGCCTGGGCAATGACAACTGGATCTCGGCGTACGTGCACCTGGCGCACGACTGCCTGGTGGGCAACAACACCATCTTTTCGAACAATGCCCAGATGGCGGGCCACGTGGAGATCGGCGACTGGGTCATCATGAGCGGCTTCGCCAACGTGCACCAGTTCTGCAAGATCGGCGCACACGCCTTTGTCGGCATGAGCACCAGCCTGACGCAGGACGTGCCGCCTTTCGTGCTCCTGAACGGCAATCCGGCGCAGGCGCATGGCGTCAATATCGAAGGCTTGAAACGCCGCGGCTTTACGCGCGAGCAGATCAACGGCATCCGTACCGCGTATAAACTCATCTACCGCTCGGGACTGACCCTAGAAGAATCCAAGGCAGCCCTGTTTGAAGAAGAAGCGGCATCGTCGCCCGAGGTGGCGCAACACATTCGCGCCATGCGTGAATTCCTTGGCGTGGCCTCGCGTGGCATCGTCCGCTGA